One window of Caldisericia bacterium genomic DNA carries:
- a CDS encoding L-threonine 3-dehydrogenase encodes MSKILVTGATGQIGSELTLYLREIFGSENVIAAGHKREPSKELKESGPFIFLDTQNYEDIERVVKNFQIDTIYHLSAILSAKGEESPMSCWNVNMNSLINVLEIGRNYKCKIFYPSSIAVFGPSSPKENTPQETIIRPTTMYGITKLTGELLCEYYYNKYGVDTRGVRYPGLISYVTPPGGGTTDYAVEIFYEAIKNKRYKCFLKEDTYLPMMYMPDAIKAAVDLMEADSKKLIHRASYNIQSMSFSPKELYLEIKKYIPEFEIEYEINPIKQCIADSWPKSIDSTCAKEEWGFNPKYSFQDMVKDMIEKLTKKLLGGDYAIK; translated from the coding sequence ATGAGCAAAATCCTTGTAACAGGAGCAACAGGACAAATTGGTTCAGAACTTACTTTATATTTAAGAGAAATTTTTGGAAGTGAAAATGTCATTGCAGCGGGTCATAAGAGAGAGCCAAGCAAAGAATTAAAAGAGTCAGGACCATTTATTTTTTTAGATACACAAAATTATGAAGATATTGAGAGAGTGGTAAAAAATTTTCAGATAGACACAATTTATCACTTATCAGCAATTTTATCAGCAAAAGGAGAAGAATCGCCAATGTCATGTTGGAATGTTAATATGAATTCTCTTATTAATGTTCTTGAAATTGGAAGAAATTATAAATGTAAAATTTTTTATCCATCATCTATTGCTGTATTTGGTCCTTCATCTCCTAAGGAAAACACACCACAAGAAACAATAATTAGACCAACAACTATGTATGGAATTACTAAACTTACTGGAGAATTGTTATGTGAATATTATTATAATAAATATGGAGTTGATACAAGAGGAGTTAGATACCCTGGACTCATTTCATATGTTACACCACCTGGGGGAGGGACAACAGATTATGCAGTTGAAATTTTTTATGAAGCAATAAAAAATAAGAGATATAAATGTTTCCTTAAGGAAGATACATATCTTCCTATGATGTATATGCCAGATGCAATAAAAGCAGCAGTTGATTTAATGGAGGCAGATTCAAAAAAATTGATTCATAGAGCATCTTATAATATTCAAAGTATGAGTTTTTCTCCAAAAGAACTATATTTAGAAATAAAAAAATATATCCCTGAATTTGAAATTGAATATGAGATTAATCCTATTAAACAATGTATTGCTGATTCATGGCCTAAATCTATTGATTCAACATGTGCAAAAGAAGAGTGGGGTTTTAATCCAAAGTATTCTTTTCAAGATATGGTGAAGGATATGATTGAAAAATTAACCAAAAAACTTTTAGGAGGTGATTATGCCATTAAATAA
- a CDS encoding aminotransferase class I/II-fold pyridoxal phosphate-dependent enzyme — protein sequence MPLNKLKKSLEEKIKEIDEKGIVKRKESIIQDIKKCDGVKGNRYILKGEEDKEYIRMNSNSYLALHLNERVKQKEEEAIKKFGVGPGAVRFISGTYEPHKVLEEKVARFHSREDAIIFSSAYGCVVGTLFSLIDEETYVISDELNHNCIINGIRLSKPKDKDIYKHLDYKECEEKIKEKIGKAKKVLIITDGVFSMRGDYAPLDKLQEIANKYDKDFDEGVILIVDDSHGVGIFGESGRGTEEVLNTKVDILIGTFGKAFGVNGGYLVSDKIIVDYLREKAPFYIYTNPITPGEANAIIESINIIDSEEGKGMIRYVRELAKKFRDGIVSLGLETTISEHPIVPLIIRDTEKTKNLVKYLRENGVLSTGLNYPIVPKGEELIRFQVTYEHTEYDINYVLGVIKNFFQK from the coding sequence ATGCCATTAAATAAATTAAAAAAGTCTTTGGAAGAGAAAATAAAAGAGATTGATGAAAAGGGAATAGTTAAAAGGAAAGAGAGTATAATTCAAGATATTAAAAAGTGTGATGGGGTTAAAGGAAATAGATATATTTTAAAAGGAGAAGAGGATAAAGAATATATCAGAATGAACTCAAATTCATATCTTGCACTTCATCTAAATGAAAGAGTTAAACAAAAGGAAGAGGAAGCAATTAAAAAATTTGGTGTTGGGCCAGGAGCAGTAAGATTTATAAGTGGAACATATGAACCTCATAAAGTACTTGAAGAAAAAGTTGCAAGATTTCATTCAAGGGAAGACGCGATAATTTTTAGTTCTGCATATGGTTGTGTTGTTGGAACTCTATTTTCTCTTATAGATGAAGAGACTTATGTTATAAGTGATGAGTTGAATCATAATTGTATAATAAATGGAATAAGATTATCTAAGCCAAAAGATAAAGATATTTATAAACATTTAGATTATAAAGAGTGCGAAGAAAAAATAAAAGAGAAAATTGGAAAAGCAAAAAAAGTTTTAATAATTACTGACGGAGTTTTTAGTATGAGAGGAGACTACGCTCCACTTGATAAACTACAAGAAATAGCAAATAAATATGATAAAGATTTTGATGAAGGCGTAATTCTTATTGTAGATGATTCTCATGGAGTTGGAATTTTTGGAGAGAGTGGCAGAGGAACTGAGGAGGTGCTTAATACAAAAGTTGATATATTAATTGGAACTTTTGGAAAAGCATTTGGAGTAAATGGTGGATATCTTGTATCAGATAAAATTATTGTTGACTATTTAAGAGAAAAAGCACCTTTTTATATTTATACAAATCCAATAACTCCAGGAGAAGCAAATGCAATAATTGAATCAATAAATATAATTGATAGCGAAGAAGGAAAAGGAATGATAAGATATGTTAGAGAACTTGCAAAAAAATTTAGAGATGGAATAGTTTCTCTTGGACTTGAAACAACTATAAGTGAACATCCTATTGTTCCTCTTATAATAAGAGACACAGAAAAAACGAAAAATCTTGTTAAATATTTAAGGGAAAACGGAGTTTTATCTACTGGTTTAAACTATCCAATAGTTCCAAAAGGAGAAGAATTAATTAGATTTCAAGTAACTTATGAGCATACAGAATATGATATAAATTATGTTTTAGGAGTTATAAAAAACTTCTTCCAAAAATAA
- a CDS encoding ZIP family metal transporter: MILIYILISTIIVSLISLIGIFFINKKIEYLEKTSFYLVSFSTGALLTGAILHLIPESLNENTNSIYSIVFGIFLFFILETFLKWRHCHEFGCEEHTFIPINLLGDSLHNFIDGVIISSSYLVNFKLGIISTLNIIFHEVPQELGDYGVLIFGGLTPKRALKLNFIVALTSILGGVFGFYLLEKFEDLIPYVIGLTAGNFLYLSLTDLIPELHKKVSIKNNIEKTVFILIGILIMILFKIFFE, translated from the coding sequence ATGATTTTAATTTACATTTTAATTTCAACTATAATTGTTAGTTTAATCTCTTTAATTGGTATATTTTTTATAAATAAAAAAATTGAATATTTGGAAAAAACAAGTTTTTATCTTGTAAGTTTTTCAACTGGTGCCTTACTTACTGGTGCAATTCTTCATCTTATTCCTGAATCTCTTAATGAAAACACAAATTCTATTTACTCAATTGTTTTTGGAATTTTTCTATTTTTCATCCTTGAAACATTTTTAAAATGGAGACATTGCCATGAATTTGGTTGTGAAGAACACACTTTTATACCAATCAATTTACTTGGTGATTCTCTTCATAATTTTATCGATGGAGTTATAATTTCTTCAAGTTATCTTGTTAATTTTAAACTTGGAATAATTTCGACTCTTAACATTATTTTTCACGAAGTGCCTCAAGAGTTAGGAGATTATGGAGTTTTAATTTTTGGTGGACTTACGCCAAAAAGGGCTCTTAAACTAAACTTTATTGTTGCTTTGACATCAATTTTAGGAGGAGTTTTTGGATTTTATTTGTTAGAAAAATTTGAGGATTTAATTCCATATGTTATAGGTTTAACTGCTGGAAATTTTTTATATCTTTCACTTACAGATTTAATTCCTGAACTTCATAAAAAGGTTTCTATAAAAAATAATATTGAAAAAACTGTATTTATTTTAATTGGTATATTAATTATGATTTTATTTAAAATTTTCTTTGAATAG
- a CDS encoding cation-translocating P-type ATPase, with protein sequence MEKIWKLKKEEIKSILKTDFEFGLSQEEAKERLKIYGFNEIPPKKPKSIFVRLYYQIKNFLVLILIFSAIISLILGELIDSLAIIAIVIINAFIGIYQEINAEKSLKALKELSSPTSKVIRDGKIIQIKTREIVPGDIVVLETGDKVGADLRVIEQKNLRVEEAFLTGESFPVDKTQEEIEKDDLPIHDRKNIVFSGSTVVYGRGKGVVFATGVNTEIGKIGKILEEIEEEKTPLEIKLDQLGKSLGQLFLLACLGIFVLSVIRGLPFITSFMTAVALAVAAVPEGLPAVVTIVLALGVKAMAIKKAIVRNLSSVETLGSVTTILSDKTGTLTKNELNVVKEVILGPKDFFYLAIVLCNDAKIQEGERDFGDPTEVALLKHAVKNGFVKEDLEKRFIRIDEIQFDSDRKLMSTINSDGENKYVFTKGAPEILLNRCEFYHDGIEIKPIEEIINDILIENEKMGKEGLRVLGVAYKRLVNEKREDYEKDLIFLGLIAMEDSPREEVYKAIENSKRAGIKVKMVTGDHKITAISIGKKLKIINDDNEAIDEKELNNEENLIEIINKKNVFARVSPHTKLKIVEELKNLGEKVAVTGDGINDALALKKADVGIAMGITGTDVSKEASDIVLTDDNFATIVEAIREGRRIYSNIKKVVMFLLSCNIGEVLIILFATIMNLPIPFKPIHLLYLNLISDAFPALALGVEPEEEGIMDLPPRKPNEKILNRGNLIGILASALVEALITLFTFINILKSGGTLEQAQTGALITLIIAELIRAYANKTEFKPIKLKNIFNNKFLNYSVFISIALSLLIIYVPIFDKVFSLTPLKPIFFEYFPFSFLPAITFEFIKYLQSKKLFKENFK encoded by the coding sequence TTGGAAAAGATATGGAAACTTAAAAAAGAAGAGATTAAATCAATTTTAAAAACAGATTTTGAGTTTGGTTTATCACAAGAAGAGGCAAAGGAGAGGCTTAAGATTTATGGATTTAATGAAATACCACCTAAAAAACCAAAATCAATATTTGTAAGGTTGTATTATCAGATTAAAAATTTTCTTGTTTTAATTTTAATTTTTTCTGCCATAATCTCTTTAATTTTAGGTGAATTAATTGATAGTTTAGCAATAATTGCAATTGTTATTATTAATGCTTTTATAGGAATTTATCAAGAGATAAATGCAGAAAAAAGTTTAAAAGCACTTAAAGAACTTTCTTCACCAACTTCAAAAGTTATAAGAGATGGAAAAATTATTCAAATAAAAACAAGAGAAATTGTCCCTGGAGACATTGTTGTGTTGGAAACAGGAGATAAAGTTGGTGCAGATTTAAGAGTTATAGAACAAAAAAATTTAAGGGTTGAGGAAGCCTTTTTAACTGGTGAATCATTTCCAGTTGATAAAACTCAAGAAGAAATTGAAAAAGATGATTTACCTATACATGATAGAAAAAATATTGTATTTTCTGGGTCAACAGTTGTATATGGAAGAGGAAAGGGTGTGGTTTTTGCAACAGGGGTTAACACTGAAATTGGAAAAATTGGAAAAATTCTTGAAGAGATTGAAGAAGAAAAAACTCCTCTTGAAATAAAACTTGATCAACTTGGAAAAAGTTTAGGACAACTATTTCTATTGGCTTGTCTTGGAATTTTTGTTTTATCAGTTATAAGGGGACTTCCATTTATAACTTCATTTATGACAGCAGTCGCTCTTGCAGTTGCTGCAGTTCCAGAAGGTCTTCCTGCAGTAGTAACTATTGTTCTTGCTCTTGGAGTAAAAGCAATGGCAATAAAAAAAGCAATTGTAAGAAATCTTTCTTCTGTTGAAACACTTGGTTCTGTTACAACAATCCTTTCAGATAAAACTGGAACTCTTACAAAAAATGAATTAAATGTAGTAAAAGAAGTTATTTTAGGTCCAAAAGATTTTTTTTATCTTGCAATTGTTTTATGTAATGATGCAAAAATTCAAGAGGGAGAAAGAGATTTTGGTGATCCAACAGAAGTTGCTCTCTTAAAGCATGCAGTTAAAAATGGTTTTGTAAAAGAAGATTTAGAGAAACGCTTTATTAGAATTGATGAAATTCAGTTTGATTCAGATAGAAAACTTATGTCAACAATAAATAGTGATGGAGAAAATAAATATGTCTTTACAAAAGGTGCTCCTGAAATTTTACTAAATAGATGTGAATTTTATCATGATGGAATTGAAATTAAACCAATAGAAGAAATTATTAATGATATTTTAATAGAAAATGAAAAGATGGGAAAAGAGGGATTAAGAGTTTTAGGTGTTGCATATAAAAGATTGGTAAATGAAAAGAGGGAAGATTATGAAAAAGATCTTATATTTTTAGGTTTAATTGCTATGGAAGATTCTCCAAGAGAAGAGGTTTATAAAGCAATAGAGAACTCAAAAAGAGCAGGAATTAAAGTAAAGATGGTTACAGGAGACCATAAAATTACAGCAATTAGTATTGGTAAAAAATTAAAAATAATTAATGATGATAATGAGGCAATTGATGAAAAAGAATTAAATAATGAAGAAAATTTAATTGAAATTATTAATAAGAAAAATGTTTTTGCAAGAGTTTCACCTCATACAAAACTTAAAATTGTAGAGGAGTTAAAAAATCTGGGAGAAAAAGTTGCTGTAACAGGCGATGGAATAAATGATGCATTAGCATTAAAAAAAGCAGATGTTGGAATAGCAATGGGAATAACTGGAACTGATGTTTCAAAAGAGGCATCAGATATCGTTTTAACAGATGATAATTTTGCAACAATTGTTGAGGCAATAAGAGAGGGAAGAAGAATATATTCAAACATTAAAAAGGTGGTTATGTTTCTATTGAGTTGTAATATTGGTGAAGTATTAATTATTCTATTTGCAACAATTATGAATTTACCAATTCCTTTTAAACCAATTCATCTTCTTTATCTAAATTTAATCTCAGATGCATTTCCTGCTCTTGCTCTTGGTGTTGAACCAGAAGAGGAGGGGATTATGGATTTACCACCAAGAAAACCAAATGAAAAAATTTTAAATAGGGGTAATTTAATTGGAATTTTAGCAAGTGCTCTTGTTGAGGCTCTTATTACGCTTTTTACTTTTATAAATATTTTAAAAAGTGGTGGAACTTTGGAACAAGCACAAACAGGGGCACTTATAACTTTAATAATTGCTGAATTAATAAGAGCATATGCAAATAAAACTGAATTTAAACCTATAAAATTAAAAAATATATTTAATAATAAATTTTTAAATTATTCTGTTTTTATTTCTATTGCTTTATCTCTTTTAATAATTTATGTTCCAATTTTTGATAAAGTTTTTTCTTTAACTCCTCTAAAACCTATCTTTTTTGAATATTTCCCCTTCTCTTTCCTTCCTGCAATAACATTTGAGTTTATAAAATATCTTCAATCTAAAAAACTATTCAAAGAAAATTTTAAATAA
- a CDS encoding L-threonylcarbamoyladenylate synthase yields the protein MNILLKILVLFIFYIYGSIPFGLIFVKKTKGVDIRKVGSGNIGATNVLRVAGFSVALFSGLFDLSKGLIPVLICKYIFHFEPIFLFLSGFSGVLGHDFSIFLKFKGGKGIASSLGMIIGLNPVVAMIEIFIFIITLIVKRIVSISSIVSLITLPFVFLIFKNFEYSTLSILLSILGILRHKDNIERIIFGVESKFGEKEKIRETKIFSADFENIDEIKKFLENGGIGIIPTDTVYGLCCNALNKDAIKRVYKIKKRDLSKPLVLFVKDEKEIERYGVVDESSRKIIEKFIPGETTIVLKKKDPNFSISLKKFDTLGFRIPKSEFIINLLKSLDFPLATTSANISGEKTPTNLDGLKRIFNGVVDFIVDGGELGGVPSTVVEVVDGNINVLREGKIKKEEIINILKE from the coding sequence ATGAATATTTTATTAAAGATTTTAGTTTTATTTATTTTTTATATTTATGGTTCAATACCTTTTGGTCTTATTTTTGTTAAAAAGACAAAAGGGGTAGATATTAGGAAAGTTGGTAGTGGCAATATTGGTGCAACAAATGTTTTAAGAGTAGCAGGTTTTTCAGTTGCACTTTTCTCTGGTCTTTTTGATTTATCAAAAGGTCTAATACCAGTTCTTATATGTAAATATATTTTTCATTTTGAGCCAATTTTTCTATTTTTATCAGGTTTTTCTGGTGTTTTAGGACATGATTTTTCTATTTTTTTAAAATTTAAAGGTGGAAAAGGTATAGCATCTTCTCTCGGAATGATTATTGGCTTGAACCCAGTTGTTGCAATGATCGAAATTTTTATTTTTATAATAACCTTAATAGTTAAAAGAATTGTTTCAATTTCATCAATTGTTTCTCTTATTACACTTCCATTTGTTTTCCTTATTTTTAAAAATTTTGAATACTCAACTCTCTCAATTTTATTATCAATTTTAGGAATTTTAAGACACAAAGATAATATCGAAAGAATTATTTTTGGAGTAGAGTCAAAATTTGGTGAAAAAGAGAAAATAAGAGAGACAAAAATATTTAGTGCTGATTTTGAAAATATTGATGAAATAAAAAAATTTCTTGAAAATGGTGGAATTGGAATAATTCCAACTGATACAGTTTATGGATTGTGTTGTAATGCTTTGAATAAAGATGCAATAAAAAGAGTATATAAAATTAAAAAAAGAGATCTTAGTAAACCCCTTGTTCTTTTTGTGAAAGATGAAAAAGAAATTGAAAGATATGGAGTTGTTGATGAATCAAGTAGAAAAATAATAGAAAAGTTTATTCCAGGAGAAACAACAATTGTTTTAAAGAAAAAAGATCCAAATTTTTCAATTTCATTAAAAAAATTTGATACTTTAGGATTTAGAATCCCAAAGAGCGAATTTATTATAAATCTCTTGAAATCCCTTGATTTTCCACTTGCCACAACAAGTGCAAATATTTCAGGTGAAAAAACACCAACAAATTTAGATGGTTTAAAAAGAATTTTTAATGGAGTTGTTGATTTTATTGTAGATGGAGGAGAGTTAGGAGGAGTTCCATCAACTGTTGTTGAAGTTGTTGATGGAAATATAAATGTTTTAAGAGAAGGAAAAATAAAAAAGGAAGAAATTATAAATATTTTAAAGGAGTGA
- the rpiB gene encoding ribose 5-phosphate isomerase B — protein MKIAIGSDHAGFELKEEIKKYLCTEHDTIDVGTNSTESTDYPDFAKKVCDLILKKEVDLGILICGTGIGMSITANKFKGIYAALCYDKNTASLSRRHNNANVLCIGGRTTKKEDAIEIVKTFLEESFEGERHERRLNKIKDIEEKNFK, from the coding sequence ATGAAAATAGCAATTGGATCAGATCATGCTGGTTTTGAGTTAAAAGAGGAGATAAAAAAATATCTTTGCACTGAACATGACACAATAGATGTAGGAACAAATTCAACAGAATCAACAGATTACCCTGATTTTGCAAAAAAGGTTTGTGATCTAATTTTAAAAAAAGAGGTTGATTTAGGAATTCTTATATGCGGCACAGGAATAGGCATGAGTATAACAGCAAATAAATTTAAAGGTATCTATGCAGCGCTTTGTTATGATAAAAATACTGCTAGTTTATCAAGAAGACACAATAACGCAAATGTTTTATGTATTGGAGGAAGAACCACAAAAAAAGAGGATGCAATTGAGATTGTAAAAACATTTTTAGAGGAGAGTTTTGAGGGTGAAAGACATGAGAGAAGATTAAATAAGATAAAAGATATTGAAGAAAAAAATTTTAAATAG
- a CDS encoding AAA family ATPase encodes MICDICHKREADYTITRIVDGEKKVIHICEECAREHGYIKDEFSFFSPFDSFFEDEFSKFFSAPRESAITYEFTGEAEEVILESQNIATELGEEEIKTEHLLLALLKRSDYVKNLLFDLNFDLKEIETEVLSTMKKKDRKPKEISLSPRVKRVIDLAQKEASGLGSEYIGPEHLLLGLIDEGEGVAAKILKEKGLNRDKIISYLEKKERKVKEKRQTKTPTLDQFSRDLTQLAREGKLDPVIGREKEIARTLRILSRRTKNNPVLIGEPGVGKTAIVEGIAQRIVQGRVPDILKDKRVVALDIPAIVAGTKYRGEFEERLKKIVDEIRESRGEIIVFIDELHTVVGAGGAEGAVDASNILKPPLARGELQCIGATTINEYRKYIEKDPALERRFQPVLVSEPTVEETIEILKGLRDKYEAHHGVKITDEAIVQAAILADKYITDRFLPDKAIDLIDEAASKVKFDVKKEPDELKKLEDELKKVIREKEAKIKTEDYEKAAKLKKLEDELKKKIEDLKKKWDKEKGSSVPVVTQEDIAQVVSEWTNIPVTKLVEEEISKLKRMEEHLHKRIIGQDEAIKAVSEAIRRARAGLKDPNKPIGSFLFLGPTGVGKTELAKTLAEFLFGDENAMIRLDMSEFMEKHTVSKLIGAPPGYVGFEEGGQLTEAVRRRPYSVILLDEIEKAHPDVFNILLQILDDGRLTDSKGRTVDFKNTIIIMTSNLGSDILLKVDPNDKENFEKAKKEVLELLKYKFRPEFLNRIDEIIVFHKLTKDQIKEIVNLLIERVRKTLMSQGIDLKLTDRATEKIAEIGFDPIFGARPLRRTIQREIENEIAKRLLDKEFEKGDTIIVDFENDKFIFKKEVKE; translated from the coding sequence ATGATTTGTGATATATGTCATAAAAGAGAAGCAGATTATACAATAACAAGAATTGTTGATGGAGAAAAGAAAGTAATTCATATTTGTGAAGAGTGTGCAAGAGAACATGGGTATATAAAAGATGAATTTTCTTTCTTTTCTCCATTTGACTCCTTTTTTGAAGATGAGTTTTCAAAATTTTTCTCAGCACCAAGAGAAAGTGCAATAACTTATGAATTTACTGGTGAAGCAGAAGAGGTTATTTTAGAATCACAAAATATTGCAACTGAACTTGGAGAAGAGGAAATTAAAACTGAACACCTTCTTCTTGCTCTTTTAAAAAGAAGTGATTATGTAAAAAATCTTCTTTTTGATTTAAATTTTGATCTTAAAGAAATTGAGACAGAAGTTCTTTCAACTATGAAAAAGAAAGATAGAAAACCAAAAGAGATATCTTTATCTCCTAGGGTTAAAAGGGTTATTGATCTTGCACAAAAAGAAGCAAGTGGACTTGGAAGTGAATATATCGGACCAGAACACCTTCTTCTTGGTTTAATTGATGAAGGAGAGGGTGTTGCTGCAAAAATTTTAAAAGAAAAAGGTTTAAACAGAGATAAAATAATTTCTTATCTTGAGAAAAAAGAAAGAAAAGTAAAAGAGAAAAGACAAACCAAAACACCAACACTTGATCAATTTTCAAGAGATCTTACTCAACTTGCTCGTGAAGGTAAACTTGATCCTGTCATTGGTAGAGAAAAAGAGATAGCAAGAACTTTAAGAATATTGTCAAGAAGAACAAAAAACAATCCAGTTCTTATTGGTGAACCAGGAGTTGGAAAAACAGCAATTGTTGAGGGAATTGCTCAAAGAATAGTCCAAGGAAGAGTTCCAGATATTTTAAAGGACAAAAGAGTTGTTGCATTAGATATTCCTGCTATTGTTGCTGGCACTAAATATAGAGGAGAATTTGAAGAGAGGTTAAAAAAGATAGTTGATGAAATAAGAGAATCACGAGGAGAGATTATTGTTTTTATTGATGAACTTCATACAGTTGTTGGAGCAGGTGGAGCAGAAGGTGCAGTTGATGCATCAAATATACTTAAACCTCCACTTGCAAGAGGAGAACTTCAATGTATTGGCGCAACAACTATAAATGAATATAGAAAATATATTGAGAAAGATCCTGCTCTTGAAAGAAGATTTCAACCAGTTTTAGTTTCTGAACCAACCGTTGAGGAGACAATTGAAATTTTAAAAGGTTTAAGAGATAAATATGAAGCACATCATGGAGTTAAGATTACAGATGAAGCAATAGTTCAAGCAGCCATTTTAGCAGATAAATATATAACAGATAGATTTTTACCAGATAAAGCAATTGATTTAATTGATGAGGCAGCTTCAAAGGTTAAATTTGATGTTAAAAAAGAACCTGACGAACTTAAAAAACTTGAAGATGAATTAAAGAAAGTTATAAGAGAAAAAGAGGCTAAGATTAAAACTGAAGATTATGAAAAAGCAGCAAAACTTAAAAAACTTGAAGATGAATTAAAAAAGAAAATCGAAGATTTAAAGAAAAAGTGGGATAAAGAAAAAGGATCATCAGTTCCAGTTGTAACTCAAGAGGATATTGCTCAAGTTGTCTCAGAGTGGACTAATATTCCTGTAACAAAACTCGTTGAAGAGGAGATCAGCAAATTAAAGAGAATGGAGGAGCACTTACACAAAAGAATTATTGGACAAGATGAAGCAATAAAAGCAGTTTCAGAAGCAATAAGAAGAGCAAGAGCAGGACTTAAAGATCCAAATAAACCAATTGGTTCATTTTTGTTTTTAGGTCCTACTGGTGTAGGAAAAACAGAACTTGCAAAAACTCTTGCAGAATTTCTTTTTGGAGATGAGAATGCGATGATAAGATTAGATATGAGTGAATTTATGGAAAAACATACTGTTTCTAAATTAATTGGAGCGCCTCCTGGTTATGTTGGTTTTGAAGAAGGAGGTCAACTTACTGAGGCAGTAAGAAGAAGACCGTATTCTGTTATACTTCTTGATGAAATTGAAAAAGCACATCCTGATGTATTTAACATACTTTTACAGATCTTAGATGACGGAAGATTGACTGATTCAAAAGGAAGAACAGTTGATTTCAAAAATACAATAATAATTATGACTTCTAATCTTGGAAGTGATATTCTTTTGAAAGTTGATCCAAATGACAAAGAGAATTTTGAGAAAGCAAAAAAAGAAGTTTTAGAACTTCTTAAATATAAGTTTAGACCAGAATTTTTAAATAGAATTGATGAAATAATTGTTTTTCATAAATTAACAAAAGATCAAATTAAAGAAATAGTTAATCTTTTGATTGAAAGAGTTAGAAAAACACTTATGTCTCAAGGAATTGATTTAAAACTCACAGACAGAGCAACTGAAAAAATTGCTGAAATTGGATTTGATCCAATTTTTGGTGCAAGACCATTAAGAAGAACAATTCAAAGAGAGATTGAAAATGAAATTGCAAAAAGATTGCTTGATAAAGAATTTGAAAAAGGTGATACAATAATAGTTGATTTTGAAAATGATAAGTTTATTTTTAAGAAGGAGGTAAAAGAGTGA
- the secG gene encoding preprotein translocase subunit SecG, whose translation MRELLLFIQLIVCLVTILSIMFQTPKGAGLGAISGGAHLFHLQKRKDAILSKIALVGAIAFGILSLTLTILGV comes from the coding sequence GTGAGAGAACTTTTATTATTCATTCAACTCATTGTATGTTTAGTTACTATTCTTTCAATTATGTTTCAAACACCAAAAGGAGCAGGATTAGGAGCAATTTCTGGTGGTGCACACCTATTTCATCTTCAAAAAAGGAAAGACGCAATCTTAAGTAAAATTGCACTTGTTGGCGCAATTGCTTTTGGAATTCTCTCCTTGACTTTAACAATTTTAGGGGTATAA